TGTCTCTGCAGGTATTCAAACTGGGAAATGTGTAGTGTACAGAGGCCGCAGTAAAACCTGTGAGATCTTTGGGTGGTGTCCTGTGGAGGATGACGAAACTGTACCCAAGTGAGTGATTGAGAGTGACTCTGaaatgtcttgggggggggggcgtggaggggTGGCTACCGGACAGTTTGAAgaagactctgtgtgtgtgtttgtctcccCCCAAACTCCCTCTGCAATAGTGACTGTTGTTTTGTTAAACATCTGGCCAGCTTAAACCACTTTGGAAGGAGATGGAGGCTCAGCTGTCTTTTCAAAGTAGCCCTTTAGCAGTTTCAGGTGGGTAAcctgttgatctgcagtagaaaaaTTAAGTTCAAGTTCTGCAGCACCTTACAGACCCataagattttcaggatataagcatgtgggtctttaaggtgctactgaatttAAATCTAGCCCTCTAGCAGAACTAGCGGCTGATCAGAGCTGTAGAATCTGACTTGAGATCTTGTTGTACTGCTTCCTGGTCACTCCCTCATATTGGAGGattccagccagaggtgggatccagcagattctcaccagttcccgagagtgggttactaattatttgtgtgtgccgagagggggttactaattgggtctgcttttctgttagaaattccattaggtccaaaaatcataaagtcctgttctttcctatgtggctggttagcgaaggtagaagacgggataattctccctgttgggctgttttaaaaacatgttttagaaatatggtaaagttccttgtttaagggaagtatccttcttttgatttctagaaacaaaattaagtatttgaaagtattaagtatttgacaggcagtcaattagaggagaagtagttgtttctgttggcactagacgataggacttgctataatgagtttaaattatggacggaaagataccagctggaaattaggaactttttttacagtaagagttttttacagtaacagagaaattattaatgccccgcccctggaatgccctgccatgcccccatcatgccccgcccagccccattggcattacgccactgtttgaatcccaccaccatgggaacctgttactaaaatttttggatcccaccactgattccagcTTGGAAGCAAATCACTAAAAACATTACGTGCAGGTCACAGTAGCTCTCTTGGTTAGTGACACCACTTTCTTTGGTTTCTCTCCCCTCTTCTCCCGTTCTCAATCCGTCCAGCCCTGCTTTCCTCAAGGATGCTGAAAACTTCACCCTTCTGGTCAAGAATAACATTTGGTATCCCAAGTTCAACTTCACGAAGTATGTATGCCTCTCTGAAGTAtgtctgccagcaggggctgatgagaactgtagtccatgaacatctgaagccccagagttggatacccctgataAAGGTTGTTGGGGCAACTGAGCAGGCTGCTAGCATTTCAAAGGATCACAGTCATTCCAGTGACTGCATAGCAAAGCAACCGTCTGGTTTGTTTAaacccgtggtggagaaccttttggcactccagatgttatggactacaattcccatcagcccctaccagcatggccagttggccatgctggtaggggctgatgggaattgtagtccataacatctggagtgccaaaggttcgccatcactggtttaaaccATCTAGCAAGTGGATGAATTTGTAACCCTAAGTCACCATTTCATGCTGAAGATGGATTTagcagtttgggggggggagagggagagagagggaggggaggaggaggaggaagaggagtttggatttatatccccctttctctcctgcaggagactcaaaggggctacaatctccttgcccttcccccctcacaacaaacaccctgtgaggtaggtggggctgagagagctccgagaagctgtgactagcccaaggtcacccagctggcgtgtgtgggagcgtacaggctaatctgaattccccagataagcctaaacagctcaggcggcagagcggggaatcaaacccggttcctccagattagatacacgagctcttaacctcctacgccactgctgctcagagagagagagagggagagctgCCAGATgagtgatctttttaaaaagtcaggtgCATCCAGCTCACAATTTAAGAAGTATTGAGAATGCCAGTTTGCCAGGGGGTGGGGTAAATTGGCTTTAAATAAAATACTTAGGGATCTTTTTAGCTCATCCTAATGCTGGAATTTCTTCTGCCTCGCTCTTCTAGGCGAAACATTCTCCCCACCATTAATAGCACGTACCTCAAGTCTTGCAAGTACCACCCCCAAACGGACCGCTTTTGCCCTATTTTTCGCCTCCGCACTATGACAGATGCCGCCGGGCAGGACTTTCAAGAAATGGCTGTTCAGGTTGGTGAGAtgggtcccggggggggggggggggggcacacctgcTGCtgacccttcctccccccaaaaaggaaggctgcattttgtttttgtagCTGGTATTTCTAGAAGTGCATTTTATGTTTTGGATCCATTAAAAATCCATGAACCATATGATGAAAAACTGAGACTTCAGTTTTGAAATATAACAGagaaaataagcataagcattttttattgtcattgtgcacgcacaacgaaatttacagcagcattcctcgatgcacacaatgtcagactcataccccatcctcactttccccttcctccacccatccctacacagccccaaacacatcaacatgaagccgcagagttcagcgtagccacagctctagagtagaagctgtctctaagcctctttgtcctagttttgatagacctgtatcgtctgccggatggtaacagttcaaaaagagagtgtgctggatgagacggatcccTCAGAattttttgggctttctttaggcttcgggaatgtaGAAGTCCTATTACTCTTACAAATGCCTGCTAGTCTTGTTGATTAAATGGAGCCTCCGTGATCAGAGGCAGTGTATCGCTAAATACTAGCACAGGAAGCTTTGGTCTCCATGCCCGTTGTGCTGGATTATGGAACACTCTTCTTCAAGGAAGTCCTGTTTGCCCAAATAGCTGGAACTTCCCACACCTGTCATGCCCATTTATTTAGTATGTATTTACTTAGCAAACATATTTCTGGTCTCTCTGTTATCAGTACTGTTCGCAGTGGCTTATATCAACAAGAATAACACCAGGAAGGGATACAGATGTTAAAAATGGAGAGAGACAAATTTCAAAGCagcaatgtttattttttaaaaaagccataacATTTAAAGAACAGCAGCTCAAAAAGCACTACTGGAgtggcaatttttaaaactgaCAAGTAGGAAATGTAATATAAATCCCTTCTGTTCTAAATCTTAGAGATCTGGAGCTATTCTACTTAgtcttcacagcagccctgtaaggtaggcaagCCACAGGTTCAGGACCAGCTCACTGAGTTAGATGACCAATcagggattggaacctgggtcgaGGCCCAGCTGGatctgttgtgtgtgtttgtcttcAGCAAAACAGAAATCTCAACGTAACAAGCCTCGTACAGAGGCTGCATGGTATCACGATGCGGTAGCTGCTTCACGTCAGAAGCTTTGCTCTGTTTCTGGGTTGCTGTACAGAAAGGCTCTTCTCTTCCCACTGCTTCCTGTGTGATCTCCCAACATTGTTTAGGGCGAGATAGATCCAGATCCCATTGGGACCGTGGGGAGAGATCAGCTGTGAGGCCTAGAATCAGGGCATCTTGCCAAATGCCATGCGAAGCCTTCCACGTGGCAGCTACATTGTGAGACCAGGCTCTGCGCATGCGCACCCACTCTCTCCAGATCCTCATCAGCAAAGCACTTGTTTGTATTAACTATCACCTGTCTGCCCTTGTGCAAACATGGCTGTCCGGCAAGCCTTTCGGGCTATAGAGAACATGATTAACCGAGtcaatatttgaattttttttctgtcttcttgTAATCCAAGATGCAATTGCAGCAAATACTTTTGATTCCCATCACCTTGCCCTCATGTGCTCTTTATTCAAACTGGGCAGACCCTGGAGCTGGTATCACTTTCCTTCGAGCCTTCCTTTCCCCTGCTTCCCCCTTCCCAACTTGCTTTATGGGGCTATTGTAGAGATGAATGGGACAAAATACATTAacaatgaattggggggggggggaatgaaatgaAAATGCTGTCAATTTTGGGCAAGTATCTGCAAGCGCCTTTTCAAGGCATCCTCAAACATTGCTGCTGTGTTAATACCTTTTAGGGAGGAAAGCGGACTAACAGAGATCCATTCAAATGGAGCTGGACTCCCCAACATGGCGCCTCGGGGTGCCGTGGTGCCCCTAACACCTTTATGGGTGTCAacgaagtgtttttagaaagtggtgtGGCCCGATGAGGCTCTTCCACCATCTTGGTGTCACCAGCCAAAATGCCCTCCAGCGGCTTTGCACAAAGCAAAGATTATCCCAATAACCTTGGGAGAGGCAGTCTTTTAGGCAGCCCTGTctcagagccatagtgagggggaactgcgcccgggtcATGCGTACACCctgtgccctgccacgcccccgcactggcacaCGCCCTGTGTATTAcgctccctgtccccttggcgctacgccactgccctgtcTGTAGATGAACTTAACTGTGCCTGGTGCAGGGACTCAggggtgttttctttttaatttgaacACACATTTGCATCTTGTGTAGGGTGGAGTCATGGGGCTGCAGATCAACTGGGACTGTGACCTGGACAAACCTTACTCTCGTTGTGTGCCAAAATACAGCTTTCGGCGTATTGACAACAAGGATTCTTCCCACACTGTCTCTCCAGGATACAATTTCAGGttgggtgacatgataaccaaaTGTACAGGTTTGATGGCTGGGTGACTCCCCCTCTCACACATTCTGGGAATAAGAGTCTTCAGTTGTTTCTGTGCCCCAAAGATTGGTTAGAGTGTTCGCCACAAAACGTGCCCCAGAATTCTCAAGCACACTTCAGCAGTTCCGTAGCTGGCAAATCTGGAATTTCCGCCTTGTCTTCCGAGCAGCGTGTTCCCTAAAGATGTAGTCAGTTTGAAAGCCGCCCCTCACCACCTGTGAGGTAAACAAAACATGTACCTCACCAAACAGTTCCTCTGCACTGTgccacacagagaaacacatcttatcaggatatgcctctgaagatgtcagccataggtTTGAGTGAAATTAGCatggtgggtagcgtggtggccaagtttgcagggggcattcattgaaaatgctggggggaagaattaggactaataaaaggaaacacttcttcacacaacatgtgattggtgtttggaatatgctgccacaggaggtggtgatggccactaacctggatagctttaaaaggggcttggacagatttatggaggagaagtcgatctatggctaccaatcttgatccttcttgatctcagattgcaaatgccttagcagaccaggtgctcaggagcagcagcagcagaaggccattgctttcccatcctgcacgtgagctcccgaaggcacctggtgggccactgcgagtagcagaatgctggactagatggactctggtctgatccagcaggctggttcttacgttcttatgaaattctaggagcaaaaactatcagaccgcggccacacagcagccattttgaaagccGCTTCACTTCGCAATCCTCATAAGCAGCTgaccattttttgtttgtttgtttcctctctTCAGGTTTGCCAAATATTACCAGACTGCTGAGGGGGTGGATTCACGGACGCTCATTAAGGCTTACGGCATTCGCTTTGACATCATGGTCTTCGGACAGGTAGCTGCCGGCTGCTTCTAAGAGTGATGCGCAAAGAGCATGGGTCATAGTGCAGTGATAGCAGAAACAGCAGCTGGCGGAATTTTGCCTCCTATGCAAATCTAAATGGCACAGGAGCATCCTTGGGGTCTGGTCTTGGCAACCCTCAGACCCTTGACTCTGTACAGACGCTAGGCCTTTTCCCATTGTCCTCCTCTCCAcattcttcctcctttctccatTTGTCTCTTGGCTCTCTGGTTCCTGGACAACTTTTCAGACATTCTGTAGTTCTACGCAGCTTCAGAAAACCTAAATGTGGTCTCAGCCCCTGTTGAACTGACAATAGATCCCTCCTCGCAGAAGCTGGATAGTGAGCCTTCTGCTGTTGGTTTATCTTTGGTCCCTGTGGTATCGGACTGTGCCTGGCCAGCCAATCTATGCTGCACCACCGCAAAGGCAAagcccactggggggggggggggatcttgggCCAGATGGTCTCGCTCGGCCTAACCAGCCCCACAGGATCGCTGttgggatattattattattcattaaatTTATCTATTAAATAttatctattaaatttaatagaccgcccacccccgaagggaaaaaggagggagggaagaaaacacGCGTCCCCTTGAACTCCTTTGAAAATTCAAAAATCTAATTTGATAAACTGGCAACCTGTGAGTGGACGTTATTTTGAAAAGGGTCAGGAATTGCTAATCTTACCCTGTACGATTCTGGACAGACGTGAGCTGGaaaacctctctcttttttttgtcccTTAAAACTGACTCTCAGCTACACTCAGCATTCAGCTGCTTCCTCCAGTCTGCTCGGTCTTATCGGGTTATTTTTAAGGATCTGTTTCTTTTTGGTTAATTTACTAAGTCGTATTTTTCTACGGGTTGGGTGAGGGGACTTCTCAGATACGTAGCAACTCCGCCCTTGTCGTGGAAGGCCGGTTTTTACTACTGGGCTAACATGAGGACAACGACTTTACATTTtagttatctatatatataaaaagcaaaccgtgtatttgttagtgatagtataactcagtagccgctgggccaattcctctgaaaattcccagccactgtagtcagccaggtgagagtgttgttagatgttcacatacctgaaatttcacacctggcccaggtaaaacgcctttttcctggtgctccatgttgaaggacatgcagctgcctgtgtgtaactgtcacccttagaatgttcgtgcagcttagaatgtatGCTCAAATTTCAGatgtgagcagtgaaaacagtacataggcaataactcgagtggaagtgaaacacatacacatacatacacatgcaggagagggaagggagggagggggaggcgtggcatgcaagggaagagaagtgaaggaggggagagagtgaggggtggcatgcaagggaggggagggagggggcccagcatctggatatggcccacccaccctagcagagggagagggaagggtcagcgtctgttcctttcccatttcaccacaataacccacagcaacgcgcgGCTGGGTACCActagtttaaaatatatttggaacCTGCCTTTCTCCAAGAGGGCTCTAGGCAATTTATAAGAATGGGAAATAGCATCCATGAGGCAATAAGATCAATATGGTAATAATGTCACAGGGATCAGAGCTTCTCGGATGCAAACTTATTTGgatatgtttatctgtattttttaGGCAGGAAAGTTCAACATCATTCCAACCATGATTAACATTGGCTCTGGCTTAGCTCTCTTTGGTGTGGTAAGTGCTGTCTTTCTTCTCTTCCACGTGATGATGTCAGATTATGACCATGGAGATCcggatttaaatcccacccccttggcatgctgggtaactttgggtaTAAATAGACCAGATTTAAAAATTATTGTCTTTCACCTTCAACTAGGCAACAGTTCTCTGTGACATCATTGTCCTATATTTCATGAAGAAAAGATATTATTATCGAGAGAAGAAATATAAATACGTGGAAGACTATGAACTGGTGAGTGTGTCAGAAATCTGGCGTTTTCCGTACGCGGCTTCTGTTTgtagtgttggttttattgttccAAAGACCACggccagcccaatccagacccccCGGCATCCAGTGATGGTCCCCCCTGTGGTGCCATTTCACAACTCTGGTGgagcaaccatgtaactcttccaatgggtgaatcacgggtGAATTATCttagtcctctctgtgggcacgtgcaaacagagtgccccccctcacacatctaggctaacctgggccgctgggctcgattattagcattaaacctaagacctagttttgtgaaAGCAGTGTAGgcagccctgttaagcgctgttaaaccccactgattttcatgcgaagaactaaagcacgatcctttacctaggagtaagctcggatgctggcaatggggcttgcttctgaggaaaccctcctagggtcgtgattcacccattggaagagttacatggttgcttcaaagcaaagccaccaactactaccaagcttacttctgagtaacgcatgccttggagccacctgttttttctaaactaaaacctcagtattcaggttaaatggccatggtggcactttgcgataaataagtgggttttgggttgcaatttgggctgcactcggtctcgaaaaggttcgccatcactgtcttagtcCACAAAGGAAGTGAGTTGCTGACTTGAGGCATGTGAGTGGGCGGAGAGGTCAGTTTGCCTTTCATTCCACAACCAGGTTTTTGTAAGCTATAGGAAGGGCAAGTGATGTTTTTAGACTAAAGCCAAGTATATTCACTGCAGCATTTTGTGAACCTTCTTGCTCGTTTGCTAGCAGAGTGTGACTAGGCTTACTTGACTTGCTGAAAGACCAAACCCAAGAATGGGCCCTTTTGACCTAAGAAATCTTCACTGCTACTTACAGATTTGCAGTGATGCTGCCTATAAAACTAAGTGTGAAGGAGCAttgagaatgtattgtcgaagcctttcatggctggaatcactatggtggtgtggtttttccaggtgttccagtagcattttctcctgacatttcacctgcatctgctaCTGCTACgttactggaatatggccatacaacccggaaaacccacaacaccctagcacTGGAAATGTGTacaggagggtttttaaaaaaacaatatttccttggtgtttggaatatgctgccacaggaggtggtgatggccactaacctggatagctttaaaaggggcttggacagatttatggaggagaagtcgatttatggctaccaatcttgatcctctttgatctgaggttgcagatgccttaacagaccaggtgctcgggagcaacagccgcagaaggccattgctttcacatcctgcacgagagctcccaaaggcacctggtgggccactgcgagtagcagagagctagactagatggactctggtctgatccagcaggctagttcttatgttcttatgttcctccttTCCAAGGGAAATAGCACCTCTTACGGATCACAGGAAGAGAGCCCGCAGGACCGTGATGTCAGATGACCACTCCAAAATGTCTGCTGTCAACTGAGTCCTATTATTTTCACGTGTATGGACTGTGAAGGAGATGCTGCTGCTGGATTATTCTTTCTCAGGAATGGGGTTGAGCGATCTGGCCCTTTTTACTGCAGACAGGAAAAGAGGCCCATTCAAATGGTCTGATATTGCTGTCAGGATACCCTGCCGAAGGCCAGGACTCCCCTAGGAGTCATGGGAATGTGAAAGTTGGGATATTTGGTGAATACCTAACACTTTCTGTGAAAGTGTGGGTCTGCAAAACCTTATGAGCCTCAAGTAATTCTGCTGACCCTTTGCTGATCCTGTGGACTCAAAGAGGTAGGCATGCCGTCAACAGTGCCTTTGTATGTCTAGAAAATATCCAGAGGCTCTTCCGTCCCTTCTAGATCCATGCTATGTCTGTGCCACCCCAAATCCCTCTTCTCTTTGGAATCCTAAACCCCAGCCCCCTCCTTTTGGCTAGAAATTCTGCCTGCTTTTCCGGTCACAAAGGGTGAAAACAGGCAACGGCATTCTAAGTATTAATTGTGAACACTTTGCTGCAGGAAGACACCAAACGCAAAACTCAGGGAAGGTTGTTGTAGAAATCCCAAACGTCAGTTCCTAGCAATCTGAGAGGACAGGGAACAAACGAGATGTTTGAACTGGATGAACGTGGACATATTTGGGGGTTTGGAGACCGGCCAGGTCATTCTCTGCTCTTCCCGTTCCGCTTTTGGGGTTCCCCGGAGTTCACTTTTAACCTTCTAAATGTCTGAAGAATGTATAGATATACCTGCACTTTTGGAgggtgagggcgggggggggggggagtacagaaatctgaaaacaactAAATGCCGACAAAAGAGCACAATCTATTTATTTTGCACAAAATATAGAATTTTTGGAAAGTAGCGTCTGGTCTCCGGCCTCCTCTTTTCTCAGGTATTGCAGAAGTTCGATTAATTTGGGCCGCAAAATACTAATGTGGTTTTACTTCCTTGAACTGTACATGTttttatgccctgacctggacaaccCAAacgagatctcagaagctaagcagggttgagcctggcaaggatttggatggggtcagtgctatcaggggtcagtgctatcagtcacagaccaggaaagggatttgggcgtcttagttgatagttccatgggaatgtgaactcaattcatggcagctgtgaaaaaggcaaactctatgctggggataattaggaaaggagttgataataaaactgcaaggattgtcatgcccttatataaagcagtggtgcgaccgcacttggagtactgtgtccagttcttggtcagcCAGATCTCAAAAAAGCGcgcgatattgaggagatagaaaaagtgcagagaagggcaacaaggatgattgagggactggagagggcaacaaggatgattgagggactggagcaccttccctatgaggagaggctgcagccttt
The nucleotide sequence above comes from Sphaerodactylus townsendi isolate TG3544 linkage group LG13, MPM_Stown_v2.3, whole genome shotgun sequence. Encoded proteins:
- the P2RX4 gene encoding P2X purinoceptor 4; the protein is MAAAAGGGCCGVLYSFLFEYDTPRIVLIKSRKVGLMNRLVQLAILAYVIGWVFVWEKGYQETDSVVSSVTTKVKGLAVTNTSELGLRIWDVADYVIPPQGENAVFIMTNLIITLNQTQSSCPELPDKTTTCSSDSDCTAGYIGTHSNGIQTGKCVVYRGRSKTCEIFGWCPVEDDETVPNPAFLKDAENFTLLVKNNIWYPKFNFTKRNILPTINSTYLKSCKYHPQTDRFCPIFRLRTMTDAAGQDFQEMAVQGGVMGLQINWDCDLDKPYSRCVPKYSFRRIDNKDSSHTVSPGYNFRFAKYYQTAEGVDSRTLIKAYGIRFDIMVFGQAGKFNIIPTMINIGSGLALFGVATVLCDIIVLYFMKKRYYYREKKYKYVEDYELGNSTSYGSQEESPQDRDVR